The following are encoded together in the Equus quagga isolate Etosha38 chromosome 1, UCLA_HA_Equagga_1.0, whole genome shotgun sequence genome:
- the LOC124248792 gene encoding olfactory receptor 1J4-like, with translation MYSTWKSSMRREKQTNVSEFFLLGLPIPPGQQDIFFTLFLGMYLTTVLGNLLIILLIRLDSRLHTPMYFFLSHLAFTDISFSSVTVPKMLMDIHTNHKSILFTGCICQMYFFILFGCLDNFLLAVMAYDRYVAICQPLHYTTIMSQELCISLVAGSWFLCCAHALLHTLLLVQLSFCADNIIPHFFCDLPTLLKMSCSNISLNELVIFTEGGMIIILPLSSVLGSYIRIGTTVLRVPSTKRFCKAFSTCGSHLFVVSLYYGTIAGVYFFSSPSISNDKDIIASVMYMVVTPMLNPFIYSLRNRDMKHALEILVNRIKVLTHNH, from the exons ATGTATTCCACATGG aagagcagcatGAGGAGGGAGAAGCAGACCAATGTGTCTGAGTTCTTCCTTCTGGGCCTCCCCATCCCACCAGGGCAGCAGGACATATTCTTCACCCTATTCTTGGGCATGTACCTGACCACAGTGCTGGGGAACTTGCTCATCATCCTGCTCATCAGGCTCGACTCTCgtctccacacccccatgtacttcttcctcagtCACTTGGCCTTCACTGACATCTCTTTCTCATCTGTCACTGTCCCCAAAATGTTGATGGACATTCACACTAATCACAAGTCCATCCTCTTCACAGGGTGCATTTGTcagatgtattttttcatattgtttggtTGTCTTGACAATTTCCTTCTTGCAGTGATGGCATACGACAGGTATGTGGCCATCTGTCAGCCACTCCACTATACCACCATCATGAGTCAGGAGCTGTGTATCTCACTAGTAGCTGGGTCCTGGTTCCTCTGTTGTGCACATGCCCTGTTGCACACCCTCCTCCTGGTCCAACTTTCATTCTGTGCTGACAATATCATTCCCCACTTCTTCTGTGATCTCCCTACACTCCTGAAGATGAGCTGCTCAAACATCTCCCTCAATGAGCTGGTCATTTTCACTGAGGGAGGAATGATTATCATCCTGCCTTTGAGCAGTGTCTTGGGCTCTTATATCCGGATAGGTACCACTGTTCTGAGGGTCCCCTCCACCAAGAGATTCTGCAAAGCCTTTTCTACTTGTGGCTCCCATCTCTTTGTTGTGTCTTTATACTATGGGACCATTGCAGgtgtttactttttctcctcaccatccatctccaatGATAAAGACATAATTGCTTCTGTGATGTATATGGTAGTCACTCCAATGCTGAACCCCTTTATCTATAGTCTGAGGAACAGAGATATGAAACATGCCTTAGAAATATTAGTTAATAGGATTAAGGTTTTAACTCACAATCACTAA